The stretch of DNA GCCAAATTTGCACTCCCTTTATTTAACCTTATTAGCTTAAAAGTTGCCGACTTTGACAAATTGATTAACATCAATTTGATAATATTTGTACCCATTAATCTTAACGCGACCGCCATAGGTTCTAAGATATTTGCCGCGGTAAAATTTACTAGTACCAATGCGCTTACCATTATTATCATACAAGTAAGCGTTGTGCGTTAAGTAACGTAAACTACCTTCGACGTTGCTAGCAACAACGTATTGATTGACGCCAATCCGCAGGTATTTACGCCCAGCAATCATCTTATCACCATAAAGCGTTAATTTTGCTCCTGCTTGCTCAAGTGCAGCATCTGTAACCTTACCATCTTCATCATAAATCAGCGCATCATGCATCAAAACCTTAGTTGCAACTGGATCTGGTAAAGTCGGCTGCGTAGGCGTAGTAGCGGCTGGTGCTACTGGTGTGTTTGCTGGCTGCTGGTCATAGTAATACTTGACTAAATCACAAAAGTCATCCATTGAATAACCCCACTTAGCAAAATAGCCATCAGGATCTGTATGATTAGTGCCGCCTAAGAATTTGGAAACAGCGTGGTGTGACCAAATTGTCCCCTGACCATCATGAACAGCATTAGTAGGTACCAAATCATACCGATGCAATAATTGTGCCACATAAACAGCATCATTATTAACACCTTTAGCAAAGTCAGCTAGATTATTTTCCTCACATAATTCCACTTGGATAAATCTACTATTGGCTACTGGACCAGCACCCCAAGTACCATAATTTGGTGTCATCATCTGGATTACACCATTTTTATCAACAAATGCATGAACGTAAGCGTCGATATTCATCCATTCACGATTAAAGTAAATTGCTTCATCATGAGCTGTCGCATTAGGGGTTGCCGTTTCATGAATGACAATTCCTTCCGGCTTACCATTACGATACCCAAATTTATTATTTGTATAAAAGCAATTATATGCGATTCCCTCTTGCTGCAACATTTTATACAGGTAAGTAACCCCACTGTAACTATCTTGCTTAGCTGTGTCATTAATCGTGCTGGCCTGAACTTGCGTTGACCATACAACAGATGAAGTTGCTAGACTGGCAGCTAGTACTATCGCCGTGAGTAATTTCTTCATGTTAATTTTCTCCTTTTTTAACAACCTGTGCTAATTTTTGATAATTTGTCCGCATCCATTCCAGGTAGGTCATATTATCAGGGATTGTTTCCCGCACTACTAATACAGGAATTGCCTGCTCTTTTGCCAGTTTAATAAAATTAGTAACTGTTGTGCTTGATGTTTGAGCATTATCAACAAAAAAGGCAATTTTACGCTTTTTAATATTATCTGTCATCGTCTGGACAGTCGCTGGACTAGGATCCGTATTATTTTGAATTGCCTGTTCAAAATCACGGTCAGCCACCCGCAAATGAGCAGCCTCCAGTGCATAATCAAAAACAGGTTCACTCACATAAACTGGTTTACTGCTTTTGCCATCAATTTTAGCTGCTATCTTCTGAATAGCAGCAATTTTAGCTAAGTAACGCTGACCATTAGTACGATAAGCAGCAGCATGTTTTGGATCCAGATGGGACAATTTAGTAACCAAATAAGCAACATATTTAGTTGGCATTGTTAGATTATACCAAATGTGAGGATTAGCACCTTTATGCAGTCCCATCAGATCTTCACCAACCAAAACCGCCTTCTTATCCACAGCAGACGCCAATTTGTTCATCCAACTATCATAGCCCAAGCCATTAGCAACAACAATATCAGCCGTTGCCAATTCCTTAGCATCGTTAGTTGTCGGTTCAAAATCATGTGGGTCCATTGCCCCTTTTGTGATAATTGCTTCGGCATGACCGTATTTACCAACCACATTCTGCGCAATATCAGCATACACATTAGTTGTAGTAATAATTGAAATTTTCCCATTCTTTTTTGGCATCTGCGCACAAGCACTTAATGTTAAAAGCACTACACTAAGCAAAACTGTTAAAGCCGCTAATTTTTTAAATTTAACTAATTTTTTCATTAGCTACATCCCTCTCTAACCTTACAAGTCTACGGAATAGTCAAAAAGTCCAGCCGCAACAATTCACTTACAAATTCACTTACAATTAATAACAATTATACACTAAAAATACGCCACCCTAAAGTGACGTATCATTCCTATTTAGTTACAATTTGATTACTTTTTTACTTAATTATTTTTATTTCAAATAAGCGCGTAAAATCGACAATTTACTTATCATCCACTGGCTTTTTCCACAAGCCTAAAATCACGCCAGCGACAATCGAACCAACAATTGTTGCAACAAAGTAAAGAACGATATGATTAGCAAGTGGTGATACCCACAGACCACCGTGAGGAGCGGGAACACCAATGCGCCATAAACCAACTAAAGCACCACCAACAGCTGATCCGATAATACATGATGGAATAACATGTCCCGCATCAGCGGCAGCAAATGGAATTGCTCCTTCAGTAATAAAGGAAAAGCCTAAAATCCAATTAGTAACACCGGCACGGCGCTCATCTTCAGTGTACTTATTCTTAAAGAAAGTCGTCCCAATTGCCGTGGCAAATGGTGGCACCATGCCACCAACCATAACAGCAGCCATCATAACAGCAGCTACCGTTGAATGGGGATCATTAGCAAAAGCACCAGAAGCAAAGACGTAAGCCGCCTTGTTGAAAGGTCCACCCATATCAATGGACATCATTCCTGCCAAAATTGTTGTTAAAACAACTAAATTGCCTGTACCCATCTGATTCAAAAAGCTAGTAATTGCAAAGTTAATACTACTAAAAATCGGGTTAACAATGTAATACATAATAAGTGCAATAAAGAGTAAACTCAAAATTGGATATATCAGCATCGGCTTCATACCTTCAAGCGACTTAGGTAATTTAGTAAATAGTTTCTTTAAACCCACAACTAAATAGCCGGCAATAAATCCTGAAGCCAGACCACCCAAGAAACCTGCAGGCGACTTAGCATTAGTTACCACGTTGGCAACATAAGCACCGCCATATGAGCCGCTGTAAACTGTCGCCATAAAGCCACCAACAAAACCGGGCATCAAGGCAGGCAAGTCACCAATCGATTCAGCAATATATCCTGACAAAATTGGCACCATGAAAGCAAAGGCCATGTTTCCGGCATTATTTAAGAAAATGAAGGCAGGTGATTTAGGACCTCCAGCATAGTTCTCAACAATAAAGGAAATTGCCATCAAAATTCCACCACCGATGACAAACGGCAACATGTGAGAAACGCCGTTCATCAAGTTTTGATAAATCGACCCCCATATTCCCTTCTTAGAACTATCATCAGCAGTTGCTGCCTGACTATCCGAATGGTAAACACTAGCCTGACCATCCAAAACTGCGGTCACTAATTCATCGGGCTTATTAATTCCATCAACAACTGGTCGACTAATCAGTGGCTTACCATTAAAACGTGGCATATCGACTTTTTTATCAGAAGCAATCACCACTCCCTTAGCTCTGCGAATTTCATCAGCCGTTAACTTGTCCTTAACACCCTCTGAACCGTTGGTCTCAATACGGACATCAGCACCGAGCTTTTTACCAGCTTTAATTAATGCTTCTTGAGCCATATAAGTATGAGCAATCCCATTAATACAAGCAGTAACCCCAACAATCAGTGGCTTTTCAGTATCATTTCCGGCAGAAGCTTTTTTAGCCTGCTCTGCCGCTTTTTCAGCATCTTTTTTAGCCTCCGCCTGTTCAAACAAAGCAATTACTTCTTCAGGGGTCTGTGCCTTTTTTAATGCACTAACTAAATCTGGATTAATCAGTAACCCGGATAACTTAGCTAAAGCTTCCAAGTGCGTATTGTCAGCACCAGCTGGCGCAGTAATCATAAAGAACAAGTTGACTGGTTTACCATCAAGCGAATTATAATCAATTCCTGCATCACTTTTGGCAAACAAAACGCGAGTTTTATTAATTGACTTATTGCGGGCATGAGGCATTGCAATGCCATCACCAATCCCCGTCGTTGACTCATTTTCACGTTCCCAGATTGACTTAATAAATTCATCTTCGTTATTAACAATTCCTGTGTCAACCTCTAAGTCGGCCATCTCTTTAATTGCAGCTTCCTTATTAGTTGCTTTCAACGCCATAATCATGGACTCAGGAGCTAAAATATCTTTGATTTTCATTATTAATTCTCCTTTTTATGAAATTTGTTCTACATTAATTTGCGGTAAAACAGCTTCAATTTGACTTTTAACGGCAATATCTTTAGTAAAGGCAGTTGCAGCACCACACGCCATTCCAACACGGAAGCTTTCAGCCGGATCACCACTATTAACATATGTCCCAACAAAACCAGCAATCATTGAATCACCGGCACCAACTGAATTAACAGCTGTTCCAATAGCAGCCTTAGCATGATAAATATGCTCACGTGTAATCAAGTAACCGCCGCTTGCAGCCATAGAAACCATGACATTTTGCGCACCTTGATCTAACAATTTGCGCGCGCAAGCAAGCATTTCTCGGTCAGTATTAAAAGTCGTATTAAACAAGTCTGCTAATTCATGATGATTAGGTTTAAGAACTAGTGGCTGATAACTTAAAGTTTCTAGCAATGCTTTACCCGTTGTATCAATGACAAATTCAGCGCCAGCTTCTTTAATTGTTGGCAGCAGTTGCTGATAAAAGTCAACTGACAAATTAGGTGCTAACGACCCACTTAAAACAACAATATCGCCAGCTTGTAAATCACTAAGACGATCCTTAAATGCCGTAATTTCTTGCTGAGTAATATTCGGACCTGCCGCATTAACTTCTGTTTCTTTTTCAGCATGCAGCTTGACATTAACACGAGTTGCATCTGACACAGTCACAAAATCATTCACAATCCGACGTTGATTCAACTGTCGCACCAGTTCTTTACCCGTGAAGCCACCAACAAAACCCCACGCAGTATTTTCAATTCCCAGCTGATTAAGAATTTGTGACACATTAATGCCTTTACCACCTGCTAGAAATGAGCAATTCTTACTGCGATTAACCTCACCATGTTTGATTTGTTTCAACTGAATGACATAATCCAAGGCAGGATTAACAGTAACTGTATAAATCATTATTTAGTCTCCCTCAAGTTAATTTTATTAGGTAATAATTTTTTTAATCCGGCATTAAGCACGGTCGTAACAATGGTTACATCTTTACTATTGGCAAAAACTGCAAAATTACGTTCACCAATTTTAGAAGCATCGGTTAGTACATAAGCATGGTCAGCATGAGCAATTTCTAATTTTTTAATTGCGGCTTCTTCAAGATCTGGCGTTGTCAA from Lactobacillus sp. ESL0785 encodes:
- a CDS encoding SLAP domain-containing protein yields the protein MNMKKLLTAIVLAASLATSSVVWSTQVQASTINDTAKQDSYSGVTYLYKMLQQEGIAYNCFYTNNKFGYRNGKPEGIVIHETATPNATAHDEAIYFNREWMNIDAYVHAFVDKNGVIQMMTPNYGTWGAGPVANSRFIQVELCEENNLADFAKGVNNDAVYVAQLLHRYDLVPTNAVHDGQGTIWSHHAVSKFLGGTNHTDPDGYFAKWGYSMDDFCDLVKYYYDQQPANTPVAPAATTPTQPTLPDPVATKVLMHDALIYDEDGKVTDAALEQAGAKLTLYGDKMIAGRKYLRIGVNQYVVASNVEGSLRYLTHNAYLYDNNGKRIGTSKFYRGKYLRTYGGRVKINGYKYYQIDVNQFVKVGNF
- a CDS encoding zinc ABC transporter substrate-binding protein; translation: MKKLVKFKKLAALTVLLSVVLLTLSACAQMPKKNGKISIITTTNVYADIAQNVVGKYGHAEAIITKGAMDPHDFEPTTNDAKELATADIVVANGLGYDSWMNKLASAVDKKAVLVGEDLMGLHKGANPHIWYNLTMPTKYVAYLVTKLSHLDPKHAAAYRTNGQRYLAKIAAIQKIAAKIDGKSSKPVYVSEPVFDYALEAAHLRVADRDFEQAIQNNTDPSPATVQTMTDNIKKRKIAFFVDNAQTSSTTVTNFIKLAKEQAIPVLVVRETIPDNMTYLEWMRTNYQKLAQVVKKGEN
- a CDS encoding fructose-specific PTS transporter subunit EIIC — translated: MKIKDILAPESMIMALKATNKEAAIKEMADLEVDTGIVNNEDEFIKSIWERENESTTGIGDGIAMPHARNKSINKTRVLFAKSDAGIDYNSLDGKPVNLFFMITAPAGADNTHLEALAKLSGLLINPDLVSALKKAQTPEEVIALFEQAEAKKDAEKAAEQAKKASAGNDTEKPLIVGVTACINGIAHTYMAQEALIKAGKKLGADVRIETNGSEGVKDKLTADEIRRAKGVVIASDKKVDMPRFNGKPLISRPVVDGINKPDELVTAVLDGQASVYHSDSQAATADDSSKKGIWGSIYQNLMNGVSHMLPFVIGGGILMAISFIVENYAGGPKSPAFIFLNNAGNMAFAFMVPILSGYIAESIGDLPALMPGFVGGFMATVYSGSYGGAYVANVVTNAKSPAGFLGGLASGFIAGYLVVGLKKLFTKLPKSLEGMKPMLIYPILSLLFIALIMYYIVNPIFSSINFAITSFLNQMGTGNLVVLTTILAGMMSIDMGGPFNKAAYVFASGAFANDPHSTVAAVMMAAVMVGGMVPPFATAIGTTFFKNKYTEDERRAGVTNWILGFSFITEGAIPFAAADAGHVIPSCIIGSAVGGALVGLWRIGVPAPHGGLWVSPLANHIVLYFVATIVGSIVAGVILGLWKKPVDDK
- the pfkB gene encoding 1-phosphofructokinase, which codes for MIYTVTVNPALDYVIQLKQIKHGEVNRSKNCSFLAGGKGINVSQILNQLGIENTAWGFVGGFTGKELVRQLNQRRIVNDFVTVSDATRVNVKLHAEKETEVNAAGPNITQQEITAFKDRLSDLQAGDIVVLSGSLAPNLSVDFYQQLLPTIKEAGAEFVIDTTGKALLETLSYQPLVLKPNHHELADLFNTTFNTDREMLACARKLLDQGAQNVMVSMAASGGYLITREHIYHAKAAIGTAVNSVGAGDSMIAGFVGTYVNSGDPAESFRVGMACGAATAFTKDIAVKSQIEAVLPQINVEQIS